The window GTCGACGGCCAGTCCCCGCTTGCGGCCCGACACCTTCTTGTTGGCGTCCAGTCCCGTCGTGGCCTTCGGGACACCCGCGGCCGCGCGCACGGACTGGGTATCGAGGATCACGAGGGACGGGTCCTCTAATCGCCGGGCCTTCTCCCGTACCTGGCAGCGCAGGAGTTCCTGAATCCGCTGGTCAAGGCCGTCCTGGCGCCACAGGCCGAAGTAGTAGAACACCGCCGACCAGGCTGGCAGGTCATGGGGCAGGTAGCGCCACTGGCAGCCCGTCCGGTTCTGGTAGAAGATCGCGTTCACGACCTCCCGCAGATCGCAGGATCCGGGATCTCCGGCCGCTGACCGTGCCACCCGGTCCTGTTTCCAGGCCGTGATCATCGGCTCGATCAACGCCCACTGCTCGTCCGCTAAGTCGCTGGGGTACGGCTCTCGCTCCATGCCCACATCTCAGCATGCACATGCCCAGCGGATGGCCTGCCCGACGATCAGTACCTCGATCGAGCGATCACGAACCGAGGAAGATCGGACTTAACGTCCACTGAGTGCGCTCCCTGATTGTGCTCCGCGAACTCCATGCGGAGGTGAGCGTCGTGCGGCGGTGTCACATGTATGCCTGGAAGTCGAGCCGCACGTTTTCGAAGTTCCTCCCGGCCAGGTCCCGAGGGTGGATCAACCACGACGTGGCGCAGCTGAAAGAGGGGGTGTCTACGAAGTGGTAGTCGGCGCGTGCCAGCAGGATGAGTGCATCGTCGCCGGTGGCGGGCCAGGGGGCCGGGTCATACTGTATCGGGTTGGCGTATCCGCCCAGGGTGAGTTCGCCGTTCATGGTCTCGTCCATGTAATCCAGCAGGTACGGGTCGATGAGACGCACGGTGTCCTGGTCCGCGACGGTGTTGTCGGTGTCGGGCACGAACCAGTCCAGCCGGCCTCGGAGCGGGTATTGCTCGTAGGTGTAGGACGCGTTCTCTTCGGAGGGGGCCCGTTCCGTCGTTGCCGTTCCGGCCGGGACGTAGAGCACCCGGCCTTCCTCGGGCCCGGGATCGTCGCTCGGTTCACTGTTGTTGGCGAAGAACAGCAGCTGCCCGTCCTGCGGCAATTGGATGTCCAGGTCGCCGACCGGGACCGCGGCGCAGTCGACCGATGCGATGAAGGCCGGGAAGCCGGACCATTCAACGTCCGGGGGAAGCTGGGGACGGCCTCCGTACTGGCCGACGACGGGATCGTCGGCGTCGTCCATCGACCGCAGTTCCAAGCGCGGGCGGGCGAGGCGCAGCGCCCGGTCGAGAAGGTGCTCGGGCACGTCTCGCTTGCGGGCCGCCGCGCGGTACTCGTCAAGTGCGTTCATGGGCCAGAGTCTGCCTCAACGGTCTGACACACCCCGGCGGTCCCTGCGGAGCAACGGGCGGACCAACCGTGCGAGGGTGTGAGTGAGTTGGCGGCCGGGTCAAGGTTTTGGTGTCGCCATGCGGCCCCGTCTACTGACGTTGTCGCCGTGATGTCGTCAAGGTGAGGCCGGTTTCGGCGAGGCATCCGTTGATGAGGTTGCTGCGGTACTGGATCTGGCGGAGACCGTGTCGGA of the Streptomyces aurantiacus genome contains:
- a CDS encoding IS5 family transposase; this translates as MEREPYPSDLADEQWALIEPMITAWKQDRVARSAAGDPGSCDLREVVNAIFYQNRTGCQWRYLPHDLPAWSAVFYYFGLWRQDGLDQRIQELLRCQVREKARRLEDPSLVILDTQSVRAAAGVPKATTGLDANKKVSGRKRGLAVDVLGLIIGGVVLAASAHDNTAGTALLDQAAERCGMRLEKALVDLGFKDEVLIHGALLDIDVEVVRRNPANQGKGFVPQPKRWIVEQVNGTLMLHRRLAREYDHRPDTSASRVHWASIANMTRRLTTPSPAWRDTLGLAA
- a CDS encoding DUF1963 domain-containing protein; protein product: MNALDEYRAAARKRDVPEHLLDRALRLARPRLELRSMDDADDPVVGQYGGRPQLPPDVEWSGFPAFIASVDCAAVPVGDLDIQLPQDGQLLFFANNSEPSDDPGPEEGRVLYVPAGTATTERAPSEENASYTYEQYPLRGRLDWFVPDTDNTVADQDTVRLIDPYLLDYMDETMNGELTLGGYANPIQYDPAPWPATGDDALILLARADYHFVDTPSFSCATSWLIHPRDLAGRNFENVRLDFQAYM